From one Streptomyces sp. N50 genomic stretch:
- a CDS encoding superoxide dismutase, whose amino-acid sequence MTRIHPHPTTRRAVLGGAALTALAATVGTGTASANTSAAQASWPTEFALPNGFLPEGIAIGSRPYAYVGSRADGAVHRFDLRTGEGEILSEGATGLVSVGLKLDHDGLLYVAGSTGVARVVDARTGDVLTTYQLTPSTGHFINDVTLLGDRAWFTDSLDAVLYGVPRGRTGQVTALPLTGDWVQTPGVNNANGIVGTPDGHGLIVVSSTPGKLYNVSLKSGRATEITLSGAADVANGDGLFRIGRTLYVVQNRLNRISVFDLDAKATTATLRRTVTDPRFDVPTTAARFGNRLYLVNARFTSPQTPDTTFTAVAVSI is encoded by the coding sequence ATGACCCGGATCCACCCCCACCCCACCACCCGGCGCGCCGTGCTCGGCGGCGCGGCCCTGACCGCCCTCGCCGCGACGGTCGGCACCGGCACCGCAAGCGCCAACACCTCCGCCGCACAGGCGAGTTGGCCGACGGAGTTCGCTCTGCCCAACGGCTTCCTCCCCGAGGGCATAGCCATCGGCAGCAGGCCGTACGCCTACGTGGGCTCCCGTGCCGACGGCGCCGTCCACCGCTTCGACCTGCGCACCGGCGAGGGCGAGATCCTGTCCGAGGGCGCCACCGGCCTGGTGTCGGTCGGCCTGAAGCTGGACCACGACGGCCTGTTGTACGTCGCCGGCAGCACCGGGGTCGCGCGAGTCGTCGACGCCCGCACCGGGGACGTACTGACGACCTATCAACTCACCCCCTCCACCGGCCACTTCATCAACGACGTCACGCTCCTCGGCGACCGCGCCTGGTTCACCGACTCGCTCGACGCCGTGCTCTACGGCGTACCGCGCGGCCGTACGGGCCAGGTCACCGCCCTGCCGCTCACCGGCGACTGGGTACAGACGCCCGGCGTGAACAACGCGAACGGCATCGTCGGCACCCCGGACGGGCACGGCCTCATCGTGGTGAGCAGCACCCCCGGCAAGCTCTACAACGTGTCCCTCAAGTCGGGCCGCGCCACCGAGATCACCCTGAGCGGCGCGGCCGATGTGGCCAACGGGGACGGGCTGTTCAGGATCGGCCGGACGCTGTACGTCGTGCAGAACCGGCTGAACCGGATCAGCGTGTTCGACCTCGACGCCAAGGCCACCACCGCGACCCTGCGCCGTACGGTCACCGACCCGCGCTTCGACGTCCCGACGACCGCCGCCCGCTTCGGCAACCGGCTCTATCTCGTCAACGCCCGCTTCACCAGCCCGCAGACGCCGGACACGACGTTCACCGCTGTCGCCGTGTCGATCTGA
- a CDS encoding MMPL family transporter, whose translation MAVLLHRLGHSAYRHRKLVLGVWLFVLAALITCVGVFGGKLDDRFSVPGTESQRALDSLSKTLPEAAGASAQIVFTAPEGHRITESPYSAAIAKAVAETRRAPQVSGVVDPGTAGAVSADRTTAIVQVQYRVQTAEVGTSSVDAIKSAAHAAERDGLRTSVGGSVFNSKGVHIGPSEIIGVAVALLVLVVTFGSLLAAGMALLPALIGVAAGLTGLLALAPAVSISSTAVTLALMLGLAVGIDYVLFILSRHRQQLARGTDPKESVALAVGTAGSAVVFAGATVIIALAALSVIGIPFLTTMGLGAAGAVLIAVLAAITLVPAIAGFAGTRLAPKPGSRAARRAADAEGATGRTTLGTRWTKRVVAKPLLTVLAVTGVLVTLMLPAADLRLALPDNGSAPHASTQRTAYDTIDAKFGPGFNGPLLVLAETNDRTAAASSQVGAQVAAKLRTLKNVKAVLPPEPTSDSTQRVITVLPDSGPDSVRTDRLVRDLRAAASDLRATTGASIAVTGTTAVNIDVSNRLSDSLLPFVAIVVGLSLLLLMMVFRSLVIPVKAAVGFLLSVGASLGLVVAVFQWGWLADVLGVPHSGPVVSFLPIILTGVLFGLAMDYEVFLVSGMREEWARTGRARQAVVDGARHSVRVVTAAALIMFTVFAGFFPLDDSLIKPIAFALAVGVAIDAFAVRMTLVPAVLALAGRGAWWLPAWLDRLLPDLDVEGSGLQKVVPAEREEPEFASAGSGAGGARGNSGE comes from the coding sequence ACTCGTCCTGGGTGTATGGCTCTTCGTCCTGGCCGCGCTCATCACGTGCGTCGGCGTCTTCGGCGGCAAGCTCGACGACCGCTTCTCGGTGCCGGGCACCGAGTCGCAGCGGGCGTTGGACAGCCTGAGCAAGACCCTTCCGGAGGCGGCGGGCGCGAGCGCCCAGATCGTCTTCACGGCGCCCGAGGGGCACCGGATCACCGAATCCCCGTACAGCGCGGCCATCGCCAAGGCCGTGGCGGAGACCCGGCGGGCGCCCCAGGTCAGCGGGGTCGTCGATCCGGGTACCGCCGGTGCCGTCTCCGCCGACCGGACGACGGCGATCGTCCAGGTCCAGTACCGCGTGCAGACGGCGGAGGTCGGGACCTCGTCCGTGGACGCGATCAAGAGCGCCGCCCACGCGGCGGAGCGGGACGGGCTGCGGACCTCGGTGGGCGGATCCGTCTTCAACAGCAAGGGAGTTCACATCGGGCCGTCGGAGATCATCGGCGTGGCCGTGGCGCTGCTCGTGCTCGTCGTCACGTTCGGTTCGCTGCTCGCCGCCGGCATGGCGCTGCTGCCCGCGCTGATCGGGGTGGCGGCCGGGCTCACCGGACTGCTCGCCCTCGCGCCCGCCGTCAGCATCTCCTCCACGGCCGTCACGCTCGCCCTGATGCTGGGCCTGGCCGTCGGCATCGACTACGTCCTGTTCATCCTCTCCCGCCACCGACAGCAACTCGCCCGCGGCACCGACCCGAAGGAATCCGTCGCGCTGGCCGTCGGTACGGCGGGCAGTGCCGTGGTCTTCGCCGGGGCCACCGTGATCATCGCGCTCGCCGCACTGAGCGTCATCGGCATCCCGTTCCTGACCACGATGGGCCTCGGCGCGGCCGGCGCCGTCCTCATCGCGGTGCTGGCCGCGATCACTCTCGTCCCGGCGATCGCCGGTTTCGCCGGTACGCGGCTCGCCCCCAAGCCCGGAAGCCGGGCCGCACGCCGGGCCGCCGACGCCGAAGGGGCCACGGGCCGCACCACACTGGGCACCCGGTGGACGAAGCGGGTCGTCGCGAAGCCGCTCCTGACCGTGCTCGCCGTCACGGGCGTCCTGGTCACCCTCATGCTCCCCGCCGCCGACCTGCGCCTGGCGCTCCCCGACAACGGCTCCGCCCCGCACGCCTCCACCCAGCGCACGGCCTACGACACGATCGACGCGAAGTTCGGGCCCGGATTCAACGGCCCGCTGCTCGTCCTGGCCGAGACCAACGACCGTACGGCTGCGGCGAGTTCACAGGTGGGCGCCCAAGTGGCCGCGAAACTGCGGACCTTGAAGAACGTCAAGGCCGTGCTGCCGCCCGAGCCCACCAGCGACTCGACCCAGCGTGTGATCACCGTGCTGCCCGACTCCGGTCCCGACAGCGTCCGTACGGACCGGCTCGTCCGCGACCTCCGCGCGGCCGCGTCCGACCTCCGGGCCACCACCGGCGCCTCGATCGCGGTCACCGGCACCACCGCGGTCAACATCGACGTCTCCAACCGCCTCAGCGACTCCCTGCTGCCTTTCGTCGCCATCGTCGTGGGCCTCAGCCTGCTCCTGCTGATGATGGTCTTCCGGTCGCTGGTCATACCCGTGAAGGCGGCCGTCGGCTTCCTGCTCTCGGTGGGCGCCTCGCTCGGCCTGGTCGTGGCCGTCTTCCAGTGGGGCTGGCTGGCCGACGTCCTCGGCGTGCCGCACAGCGGCCCTGTCGTCAGCTTCCTGCCGATCATCCTGACCGGCGTGCTGTTCGGACTGGCCATGGACTACGAGGTGTTCCTCGTCTCCGGGATGCGCGAGGAGTGGGCCCGCACCGGCCGGGCCCGCCAGGCGGTCGTCGACGGCGCCCGGCACAGCGTGCGGGTCGTCACCGCCGCCGCGCTGATCATGTTCACCGTCTTCGCCGGGTTCTTCCCGCTGGACGACTCCCTCATCAAGCCGATCGCGTTCGCGCTGGCGGTCGGCGTGGCGATCGACGCCTTCGCCGTCCGCATGACGCTCGTACCGGCGGTGCTCGCCCTCGCGGGGCGGGGCGCCTGGTGGTTGCCGGCCTGGCTGGACCGGCTGTTGCCCGACCTCGACGTCGAGGGGAGCGGCCTCCAGAAGGTCGTACCGGCGGAGCGTGAGGAACCCGAGTTCGCGAGTGCGGGATCGGGTGCGGGTGGGGCGCGTGGGAACTCCGGGGAGTGA